A window from Capricornis sumatraensis isolate serow.1 chromosome 5, serow.2, whole genome shotgun sequence encodes these proteins:
- the EPHB6 gene encoding ephrin type-B receptor 6, whose amino-acid sequence MAAEGAAPPGSRAAGMVGSLWVLALVSSVLALEEVLLDTTGETSEIGWLTYPPGGWDEVSVLDDQRRLTRTFEACHVAGAAPGPGQDNWLQTHFVERRGAQRAHIRLHFSVRACSSLGVAGGTCRETFTLYYRQAEEPDGPDSISSWHLKRWTKVDTIAADESFPASSAWAVGPPRAGQRAGLQLNIKERSFGPLTQRGFYVAFQDTGACLALVAVKLFSYACPSVLRAFASFPETQASGAGGASLVAAVGTCVAHAEPEEDGAGGQAAGSPPRLHCNGEGKWMVAVGGCRCQPGYQPTRGDKACQACPRGSYKALAGNAPCSPCPARSHALAPAAPVCPCLEGFFRASSDPPEAPCTGPPSAPQELWFEVQGSALMLHWRLPRELGGRGDLLFNVVCKECGGARGQGSCHRCRDEVHFDPRQRGLTESRVLIGGLRPHVPYILEVQAVNGVSELSPDPPQAAAINVSTSHAVPSAVPAVHQVSRASNSITVSWPQPDQTNGNILDYQLRYYDQAEDESHSFTLTSETNTATVTKLSPGHIYGFQVRARTAAGHGPYGGKVYFQTLPQGELSAQLPERLSLVVGSILGALAFLLLAAITVLALVFQRKRRGTGYMEQLQQYSSPGLGVKYYIDPSTYEDPCQAIREFAREVDPTYIKIEEVIGAGSFGEVRRGRLQPRGRREQSVAIQALWTGGAESLQMAFLGQAAMLGQFQHPNILRLEGVVTRSRPFMVLTELMELGPLDSFLRQREGQFSSLQLVAMQRGVAAAMQYLSSFAFVHRALSAHSVLVNSHLECKVSRLGRSPQGPSCMLRWAAPEVIAHGKHTTSSDVWSFGIVMWEVMSYGERPYWDMSDQEVLNAIQQEFRLPPPPGCPPGLHLLMLDTWQKDRTQRPHFDQLVAAFDKMIRKPDTLQAGGSPGDRPSQALLNPVALDFPSLDSPQAWLSAIGLECYRDNFSQSGLCTFGDVAQLSLEDLPALGVTLAGHQKKLLHHIQLLQQHLRPPGPVEV is encoded by the exons ATGGCTGCTGAGGGGGCTGCCCCGCCAGGGAGCAGAGCGGCGGGCATGGTCGGCAGCCTGTGGGTTCtagccctggtgtcctcagtccTGGCTCTGGAAG AGGTGTTGCTGGATACCACTGGAGAGACATCTGAGATTGGCTGGCTCACCTACCCACCAGGTGGG TGGGACGAAGTGAGCGTTCTGGACGACCAGCGACGGCTGACTCGGACCTTCGAGGCATGCCACGTGGCTGGGGCCGCTCCAGGCCCGGGGCAGGACAACTGGCTGCAGACACACTTTGTGGAGCGGCGAGGGGCCCAGCGGGCGCACATCCGACTGCACTTCTCAGTGCGGGCCTGCTCCAGCCTGGGCGTGGCGGGGGGCACCTGCCGGGAGACCTTCACGCTCTACTACCGCCAGGCCGAGGAGCCCGATGGCCCTGACAGCATCTCCTCCTGGCACCTCAAACGCTGGACCAAGGTGGACACGATCGCGGCAGATGAGAGCTTTCCTGCCTCCTCGGCCTGGGCAGTGGGCCCCCCGCGGGCcgggcagagggcagggctgcAGCTGAACATCAAGGAGCGGAGCTTCGGGCCCTTGACCCAGCGCGGCTTCTATGTGGCCTTCCAGGACACTGGGGCCTGCCTGGCCCTCGTGGCCGTCAAGCTCTTCTCCTACGCCTGCCCCTCTGTGCTCCGCGCCTTCGCCTCCTTTCCTGAGACGCAGGCCAGTGGGGCCgggggggcctccctggtggcggCCGTGGGCACCTGTGTGGCACACGCGGAGCCGGAGGAGGATGGAGCAGGGGGCCAGGCAGCGGGCAGCCCCCCAAGGCTGCACTGCAACGGGGAGGGCAAGTGGATGGTTGCCGTCGGGGGCTGCCGCTGCCAGCCGGGGTACCAGCCTACGCGGGGAGACAAGGCCTGCCAAG CCTGCCCTCGGGGGTCCTACAAAGCCTTGGCTGGGAATGCCCCCTGCTCACCATGCCCTGCCCGCAGCCACGCCCTGGCCCCTGCGGCCCCTGTGTGCCCCTGCCTGGAGGGCTTCTTCCGGGCCAGTTCAGACCCCCCGGAGGCTCCCTGCACTG GCCCCCCGTCAGCGCCCCAGGAGCTGTGGTTCGAGGTGCAGGGCTCTGCCCTCATGCTGCACTGGCGCCTGCCTCGGGAGCTTGGGGGCCGCGGGGACCTGCTCTTCAACGTGGTGTGCAAGGAGTGCggaggggccaggggccagggctCTTGTCACCGCTGTAGGGACGAGGTGCATTTCGACCCCCGCCAGAGGGGCCTGACCGAGAGCCGTGTGCTCATCGGGGGGCTGCGGCCACACGTACCCTACATCCTGGAGGTGCAGGCTGTCAACGGGGTGTCGGAGCTCAGCCCCGACCCTCCCCAGGCTGCAGCCATCAATGTAAGCACCAGCCACGCAG TTCCCTCCGCAGTCCCTGCCGTGCATCAGGTGAGTCGCGCCTCCAACAGCATCACCGTGTCCTGGCCGCAGCCTGACCAGACCAACGGAAACATCCTGGACTATCAGCTCCGCTACTATGACCAG GCAGAAGATGAATCCCACTCCTTCACCCTGACCAGCGAGACCAACACGGCCACCGTGACGAAGCTGAGCCCCGGCCATATCTACGGCTTCCAGGTGCGGGCGCGGACAGCCGCGGGCCACGGCCCCTACGGGGGCAAGGTCTACTTCCAGACGCTGCCTCAAG GTGAGCTGTCCGCTCAACTTCCCGAGAGGCTTTCCTTGGTGGTTGGGTCCATCCTGGGGGCGCTAGCCTTCCTTCTGCTGGCGGCCATCACTGTACTGGCTCTTGTCTTCCAGAG GAAGCGGCGTGGAACTGGCTACATGGAGCAACTGCAGCAGTACAGCAgcccag GGCTTGGGGTGAAGTACTACATCGATCCCTCCACCTACGAGGACCCCTGCCAGGCCATCCGAGAATTTGCCCGGGAGGTCGACCCCACGTACATCAAGATCGAGGAGGTCATTGGGGCAG GCTCCTTCGGGGAGGTGCGCCGGGGCCGCCTGCAGCCCCGGGGACGGCGGGAGCAGTCCGTGGCCATCCAGGCCTTGTGGACCGGAGGCGCCGAGAGTTTGCAGATGGCCTTTCTCGGCCAGGCCGCCATGCTGGGCCAGTTTCAGCACCCCAACATCTTGCGGCTAGAAGGCGTGGTCACCAGGAGTCGGCCCTTCATGGTGCTGACGGAACTCATGGAGCTGGGCCCCCTGGACAGCTTCTTGAGG CAGCGGGAGGGCCAGTTCAGCAGCCTGCAGCTGGTGGCCATGCAGCGGGGCGTGGCCGCTGCTATGCAGTACCTATCCAGCTTCGCCTTCGTGCACCGCGCACTCTCTGCCCACAGCGTGCTGGTGAACAGCCACCTGGAGTGCAAAGTGTCTCGTCTCGGCCGCAGTCCTCAG GGCCCAAGTTGTATGCTTCGCTGGGCGGCCCCAGAGGTCATCGCACATGGGAAACATACAACGTCCAGTGATGTGTGGAGCTTCGGGATAGTGATGTGGGAAGTGATGAGTTATGGAGAGCGGCCCTACTGGGACATGAGTGACCAGGAG GTGCTAAATGCAATACAGCAGGAATTCCGGCTGCCCCCGCCTCCAGGCTGTCCGCCTGGACTGCACCTGCTTATGCTGGACACCTGGCAGAAGGATCGTACCCAGCGACCTCACTTTGACCAGCTGGTGGCCGCATTTGACAAGATGATCCGCAAGCCAGACACTCTGCAGGCTGGCGGGAGCCCTGGGGACAG acCTTCCCAGGCCCTGCTGAATCCCGTAGCCCTGGACTTTCCGTCTCTGGACTCCCCTCAGGCCTGGCTCTCAGCCATCGGCCTGGAGTGCTACCGGGACAACTTCTCCCAGTCTGGCCTCTGCACCTTCGGTGATGTGGCTCAGCTCAGCCTGGA AGACCTGCCCGCCCTGGGGGTCACCCTGGCCGGCCACCAGAAGAAGCTGTTACACCACATTCAGCTCCTGCAGCAGCACTTGAGGCCGCCGGGCCCCGTGGAGGTCTGA